The Halomonas sp. 'Soap Lake #6' genomic sequence TGCCCTAGGCATGAACGCGGGCCTCGGCAATTTCGGCGTCACAACTATGCAGATTGTGATCCCGCTGGTGATGACCGTTGGCATTTTCGGCGCTATTGCTGGCTCTCCGATGGAGTTGCAAAGCGCCAGCGGTACCTTGATCGGTCGTATCGAAGCAGGTACCGATACCTGGATCCAGAATGCCGGCTTCATCTGGCTCATTTTTCTGATCCCATTAGCATTTGCCGGCTGGTTCGGCATGAACAATCTACGCACTATTACGCCTACCCCTGGTACACCACTGGCAGCTTTCAGCAAGATTCTAGGCCTCTACGGCATCGGTCTCGTCACTACTATCATCGGTGTGCTAGCACTCAGCTGGCTGAATATGTGGATTGCTTTGCCGCTAACGATCGTGCTGACCCTAGTGTTGTTGCGCCTGATTCCCGGCGACATCAAGCCCAATATCCAGAAGCAGTTCGCGATATTTTCCAATAAGCACACGTGGTCAATGACCATCCTTTATATCCTAACCTTTGGCTCCTTCATCGGCTTCTCAGCGGCCTTACCACTCTCCATCAACGTCATCTTCGGCAACATGATGGAAGCAACTGCCGATGGCACGCTGATTCGCGTGGCCAATCCGGAAGCACCCAGCGCCTTAACCTGGGCCTGGATAGGCCCCTTTGTTGGAGCCCTAATCCGTCCGTTAGGCGGCTGGATCTCCGACAAAGTGGGTGGCTCTATCGTCACCCAAATAATCTCTGCAGTCATGGTGATCGCCTCTCTCGCGACCGGCTATGTGATGATGCAGGCCTATAACGCCACCGATCCAAATCAATTCTTTTGGCTATTCCTACTGCTGTTCATTGTGCTATTCGCCGCCAGTGGTATCGGTAACGGCTCTACGTTCCGCAGTATCGGCGTGATTTTCGATCAACAGCAGAAAGGCCCAGTGCTTGGCTGGACTTCTGCCGTCGCTGCCTATGGCGCCTTCATCGCTCCGCGGGTGATGGGCGAGCAAATTCAAGCCGGCACACCGGAGCTTGCCATGTACGGCTTCGCCGTCTTCTACGCCATCTGTCTTGTTATCAACTGGTGGTTCTACTTGCGCAAAAACGCCTACGTCAAGAACCCCTGAACACAACCAACCTTTTTATTCCCGGGGCTAGGCCTCCGGGTCTTGCCCCCTACCCCCGTGCGGGAGGACACCATGAAAATCATGATCGCCTATGACGGTTCGCGAAACGCCAAGCTGGCCCTTGCTCAGGTCGTGGATATGTTTCGTTGCAACCAACCCCTGTTGGTACTGGTTGGTGTCGTGGAGAACCCACTCGACGCTACCGATAACAACGAAGCACTATTTCAGCAGGAGCATGATGAGTTAAAGCAGTATCTCCAAGAGGGTGTGGCGTTTGCTACCGGCGAGGGCTTTCACACCGAGCTGCTATTGGCAGAGGGTGATGCCCGCAAAATGCTGCTTCAAGCAACTCAAAAAATCTCGCCAGATCTGCTGGTGATCGCTCGCCATAGCCATCAACCGGACGGAGGTATCATCGCCAAGTCATTGACTTACTTCGTCGATGAACTCGATTACATGACCTTCGGCAGTGTCAGCTCGTTCTTAGCCCGGCGAGCAGAGTGTCCCTTACTGATCCTCCCCAGCCCTTAATAGGCCCCTTTTCCACCTTTGGGACACAGGATGATACGACCATGAAAGTTTCTGCTGTATTCAAGTTCCGCAGCCCTGAAATTCGGGCTTTACACCTGACCTGGATTGCCTTTTTCATCACGTTCTACGTGTGGTTCAATATGGCGCCCTTGGCGTCCAGCATGCTCAAGAGTGTTGATTGGCTAACGTCAGAAGATCTTAAACTATTCGCCATATGTAACGTGGCATTGACGATTCCTGCACGTATTATTGTTGGCATGGCGTTAGATCGCTTCGGCCCACGTCGGGTATTCTCAGTGCTGATGGTGACGATGTCGATACCAGCGCTGGCGTTCGCTTTCGGCAACAGCATGACGCAACTGCTGGTAGCACGCCTGGTACTAAGCTCGATTGGAGCTAGCTTCGTGGTGGGCATCCATATGACAGCGCTGTGGTTCAAGCCCAAGGATATCGGCTTCGCAGAAGGCTTCTACGCTGGCTGGGGTAACTTCGGTTCTGCCGTAGCGGCCATGTCACTGCCGACCATTGCGCTCAGCATGTATGGCGGCCCCGACGGCTGGCGTTGGGCCATCGCCCAGAGCGCTATCGTGATGGCGGCTTACGGTGTCTACTACTGGTTCGCGATTACGGACGGCCCTGACGCCAATTCCCATCGCAAGCCGCGCAAATCCGCCGCCATGGAAGTGAGTTCGTGGGGCGACATGATCAAATTGATCATTTGGACGATCCCGCTGGTTGGCGTGCTCGCTATCCTGGTCTGGCGCATCCAGTATATGGGCTATTTATCGGTAACTAACGCGATTATCGCCTATCTTGTCATTGCCGCGATTGTCATCTATCAGATTGTGCAGATCCTGCGGGTCAATCTACCGATCCTACGCAAGGGGGTACCTGAAGACGATAAGTACTCGTTCAACAGCGTGGCAGCGCTTAACAGTACCTATTTTGCCAATTTTGGCGCTGAACTGGCCGTGGTATCGATGCTACCCATGTTCTTTGAAGAAACCTGGGGGCTGAATGCCGCTACTGCAGGCATGATTGCAGCCTCGTTCGCCTTCGTTAACCTTGTGGCACGGCCCATGGGGGGCATGGTTTCTGACCGTATGGGTAACCGACGTTTCGTCATGCTGTGCTACATGTTTGGCATTAGCATAGGCTTCTTATTAATGGGCATGCTCAATTCGAGCTGGCCGTTGATCCTGGCGATTGCCGTGACTATCGGCACCTCGATTTTCGTCCAGGGGGCAGAGGGAGCGACCTTCGGTATCATTCCGTCCATCAAGCGTCGTATCACCGGACAAATATCAGGCATGGCTGGCGCTTATGGCAATGTGGGCGCCGTGGTCTACCTAACCATCTTTACGTTTGTAACGCCGACGCAGTTCTTCTATATCATTGCTGCTGGCGCATTCATTAGCTGGGTTATCTGCTTAGTGTGGCTCAAGGAGCCGGAGGGTGCCTTTGACGATGAGTACTATGTCTCCTCAGTAGACCGAGACATAGAAGAGCAAGCACTACAAAACGCCAAGACCTGAGCGTTGATACTCGATATACCCCATACACACCCCCGCGCCAAGTGGCCTGGGGTGTGTATTTGATGGCGAGAATGAGATGCCCCCTACCTGGGTCAGCAATATCCTCTATACAGGCCAAAATCGAGATAGTCAGTGGGAAACCCAATTAGTGTAAGTTTCGTACAAAAGTTACCTCCACCACCAGCCTTCGCTATTTAGCAATAACGGGTGAAGTTAATCATGAAATAAGAGCCGCCTCTTAGTTATCCCGCTAAACAAATAAGCAGACAGCCACCAAACCCTCACAGTATAAAAGATGGAATAATCCTTAAATCTCCCCAGACCACAGCAAAATCACCACTTTAATCACAGTCAATGCAGCAAAAACAACACGCAAACATTACAACTTACTGATATTAATAAAAAAACACGAAACCAAGAAACATTGATATTGACATTAAAACCATCGAAATTGACAAAACGTTGGCTTGACGAACTTCTATGGTTGTTGAGCAAGTGTTGCTTTTAAATCGACAACCCAACAAATTTATTAATAGCAACACAATGACAAATCAAAAAAAGCAGGGAAACTAATATGCAAATTAAAAGAGCCAAGATTGCCACTGCTGTAAGCGCTGCCTTTCTGACATGTGCCGCTGGGCTTGCTACTGCTGATAGCAGCCCAAGCCTTGGAAATGACCCTATTCGTATTGTAATGCCCTATGGTGCCGGTGGTAGTACAGACATCACTGCCCGCATTATTGCCGCCAACGCGGCTGAGCATTGTGGTACCCGTATTGATGTGGTCAGCATGCCTGGAGCCGGAGGCATGGAAGGCTTGCAGTTTGTTGCTGATGCAACGCCCAATGGCCACACAATTTTGATGGCGGATTACTCAGCCACCATTACCCAGACGCTAACAGAAGAGACAGATTGGGAGGTCGAAGACTGGTCACCGATTGTCCATCTTACCGATTGGAAACCGACGGTTTACGTCAAAGCCGACCACGAGATCCAGAGCATAGAAGAGTGGATTGAACTAGCTGAAGCTCAGCCTAACTCCTTAGTGTTTGGTCATGCGGACCCACTTAGTTTAGTTCACTTGCCATTAGTAATGCTCGAGATGGAAACCGGCATTCAAAATGTGCATTTACCCACAACCGGAGGGGGTGAAACGCGCACGATGATTCTAGGTGGACACATTGATTTAGGCATGACGCTCCCACCCTCGATTGTGTCTAATGTAAATTCTGGGGAAGTTACCGCAATAGGCGTCTTTGCAGAAGAGCGCTCAGACGTACTACCTGACGTTCCCACCTTTAAAGAAGCTGGCTACGACGTCTCTTTTGAAGCGCCACTGCTGGTTTATACCTACTCGTCAGTCCCTGAATCCATTCAACAAGAACTTTCTGAATGCATTATGAAAGGGCTTGAGTCAGACACCGCACAAACCATGAGTGCACAAGCCTCCGCTGGTTTAAATAACGTGCAAGGGCTGGAAAGCGCTCAGGCTATCTATCGCTCAACAACAGCGCGCGTAAGTGAAGTATTAGCCGCTATTAACGAAGAATAACTCTGCTTCTAACCCCGGTAACCTACCGGGGTTATTTCATTATATTAGAGCTTCGCCGGAGAGCGCTGATGCTTGATCTTATTATTCAGGCCAGTCAGTTGGCCTTTCACCCTTACGTGTTGATGTATGTTTTTCTAGGCGTTCTGCTTGGCATCACCCTAGGCGCGATACCCGGCCTTTCAGGCGATATGGCCATCGCACTCCTGCTGCCTTTTGTCTTCTTCTTAGAACCTGCCATGGCAATGGGGTTGCTGGTAGGTATTTATAAAGGAGGCCTATTTGGCGGCTCAATTTCCGCTATTTCTTTTGGTGTACCAGGTACACCAGGCGCAGCTGCGACGAGTATTGATGGCTATCAAGCCAAACTCAAAGGTAAGCCCAGCAAAGCATTGCATACCGCGCTGTACTCTTCAGTCATTGGTGATACCACCAGTGATTTGGTATTAATTTTTATTGCTGTGCCACTAGCCGCTATTGCTCTAACCTTTGGCCCCATTGAGTTTTTTGCTCTTTATGCGTTTTCATTAATTCTTATTGCTGCTCTTAGCCAGGGCATGGTCGCGAAGGGTCTTGCCGTTGCAGCCATCGGCATTTTATTGGCCATGATCGGGCGCGACCCCATCACCGGCGCTGTTCGTATGACGTTTGGCATTCCTGGGCTGGCGGGTGGGCTAAGCCTGATTCCTGTGCTGATCGGTATCTTTGCCATTTCGGAAGTGGTTTTCCAAGGTGCTAAGTTATGGCGGCGTAAAGTCGACAGAATAATGGATGATGTCGCAGAGCAAGCCAGCCTGCTGCAAGGCTATGACATAAGCAAAGATAAGCTGACCTGGGCTGAATTTAAGTTTACGTTAAAGGCGACCTACATCGGAGCGGCGGTTGGCACCTTTATTGGCGCGCTCCCTGGTGCTGGTCAATCACTCGCGGCTTTCATGAGTTATGGCCTTGCCCAGCGTTTCTCCAAGCGTCCTGAGGATTTTGGTAAAGGGTCTTTAGAAGGGATCGCCAGTGCAGAATCGGGCAACAGCGCGACCGCAGGCTCTACGTTTATTCCTCTCTTTGCCTTTGGGATTCCAGGCAGTGCAACAGCTGCGCTCTTCGGTGCCGCCTTTATATTGATGGGCATGACACCAGGGCCAAGCTTATTAAGCGATAATACCGAGATTATTTATGCACTATTTTTCACGTTGATTTTTGCTAACTTGGTCAACCTGGTGCTCGGTAAACTGCTGCTGCCCTACTACTCGCGCATAGCCATGATCCAGCCTGGCTATATGATACCCGCTGTCTTTATTTTAGCGATTATTGGCACATACGCAGCCAATAACTCGACCATGGATGTTTGGGTATTACTCTTTGCCGGCTTGCTGGGCATTACACTGAAGCTATTGAGCTTCCCTTTAGCGCCTTTGGTACTCGGCTTTATTATCGGCCCAGGTGCAGAGCGAGCGCTTCGCCAATCAATGATTATGGGAGGTGGTGATTGGTGGGTGTTAGTGAAGAGTCCAATTGCGATTGGCTTTTATATAGCTGCTTTCGTTTTGATCATGCTCTTCACGTTGGCACTGAGGGCTAAAAAATGAACCATACTCTCATTAAAGAGCTACTGGCCGCGGTAGTTGTTTTATCTCTTGGAATCGCAGGGCTAATCCATATACAGCTGGGCGCCTGGAGACCAGCACCTTTGGTCCCCTCCTATATCATGCCGCAAACCGCTTATTACTTTTTGATTGCGTCGGGCGTGTGGATATTGGGCGCCATCGGTATCTTTGCCGTCCGTAAGCGGCTAGCCAATTTGGGAGCGCCCAATGCCGAACAACATGACTTAGTAGCCGTCGGAATGTCGGTATCGGTGATGTTAATAGGTGCTGTGTTTTACTTTCTCTCTGTGCTTAACATTGGGCTGGTTGTCTCAACCGTGGTGTTTAACGCAATACTGGTTGCTGTATTAGCGCCTAACTCATCACTAAAAACACTCGCGATAGTTCCTCCGCTGGTTGGCCTCGTGGTATGGCTGCTGTTCGTTAAATTGATAGGCATGACATTACCTACACCTCTGCTATTTTAGCGGATAGAGAGAAGCTCAATCTGAACGAGGTGTTAGCAATGTGAAGACCCCAGGAGAGATAACACACCACCCTTTTGCGGTGGTGTTTTCCACCACCTTGGTTCTAGCTTACGCCTCATTGATAGCACTTTATCCGGCTGCCATCGCTCCCGAGTTGGCTCAATCGTTGGGAGTGACATCCTCGGCAGTTGGCCTTCAGCTTAGCCTTATTTTCGGTGGCGCCATCTTGTCATCGCTGATCGGAGGGCCCTTAACAAGGCGTTTGGGGCCTTGCCGAACAAGCCAGCTCTCACTTGCCCTGCTAGGCAGCGGCGCGCTATTACTCTCGGTACCAACACTGCCTTCGTTTGCCATCGCTTCGCTTGTTGCCGGCCTTGGCTACGGGCTAACTAACCCAGCCGCTTCACTGCTACTTGTGCGCTTCACCCCAAGCCAGTACCGCGGGCTTATCTTTTCCATTAAACAGACAGGCGTTCCCTTAGGGGGAGTGTTGGCAGGTGCCACAGCACCACTAATAGCTGTCACATTGGGCTGGCAGACAGGCCTCTGGCTTTACGGTGCGTTGGCTGTTGTTGGCATTTTGTTGCTACAACCCAACATATCCCATTGGGATGACCAGCGAACACCAGGGACACCTTGGCTGTCACGGCCATTCACTGGGGTCGCGTTAGTGTGGCAGCATCCTTCATTACGCTACGTGGCTCTCTTGAGCCTTTGTTTCGCGACTATTCAGCTTTCCATATCCGCATTTACCGTCGCTTTATTGGTAGAAGACTTAGCGTTTAGCTTGGTAGATGCGGGGCTGGTAATGTCGGCGCTTCAGGTAAGTGGAGTGCTGGGACGTATTACTTGGGGGTGGCTAGGTGACAGGCTAGGAAACCGTTTTCTAACGCTGCTTATCATTGCTGCCACGACGGCTCTAGGCTGTATGCTGATTGCCTCTATGTCTGTTTCTTGGCCAAACATGATGGTCGTTATTATTCTGTGCTTAACAGGCTTTTCCAGCCTAGGCTGGAACGGTGTATTTATGGCAGAGGTTGCACAACTCTCGCCCCAAAACCGTGTTGCAGATGCAGCGGCGGGCTGCCTAGTGTTTACCTACAGTGGTGTGTTATTCGGCTTGCCTCTACTCGCGTCATTGCACTCTTGGCTCGGTAACTATCCAAGTGTTTTTGGTTTATTGTCTGTTTTGGCACTCGCCAGCATCAGCTTTCTTTGGCTTGCCCATTCACACCGACACGCCAGCACGTCTTAGTTATACAAATAATTCGTTTTAAAACCCGCCCATCGCCAACAGCTTTCACTGCTTGACGAGGGCGGGCTAGAGGATTGCTATGTATTAGCTAAGTTCGACCAGGGACTGTTCAATAATGCCCAGGCCTTCTTCCAGCACGGCAGACGAGACCGTTATCGGTACCAGAATGCGGATGCTGTTGCCGTAGAAGCCACAAGAAAGCAGGATCAGGCCTTTCTCACGAGCTTTGGCACAGAGCGCGCCAGTGAGTGCCGTATCGGGTTTCCCTTCGCTATCGAGCAGTTCAAAGGCTGCCATGGCACCTAGTTGGCGGCCGTGGGCAACAGCAGGGAAACGCTCTTCCCATGCCGCGAAACGCTCCGCCAGCATCTTGCCCATCTGCTCGCTGCGGGCCAGGATATCTTCCTCTTCAATCACCTCAATCACCGCCAGCGCTGCGGCGCAAGAGAGCGGGTTGCCACTGTAGGTGCCGCCCAGGGAGTTAGGGCCAGAGGCGTCCATTACCTTGGCAGTACCAACGACAGCAGAGAGCGGCATGCCGTTGGCCAGGCTCTTGGCGGTGGTCAGAATATCCGCCTCGATGCCGCTATGTTCCAGGGCAAACAGCTTGCCAGTGCGGGCAAAGCCCGACTGCACTTCGTCGGCGATCAACAGAATGCCGCGTTCATCACACAGCGCCCGCAGCGCTTTTAGATAGTCTGGTGAAGCAATGTAGAAACCGCCTTCGCCCTGTACCGGCTCAATCACAATGGCCGCCGTGCGGTGCGGGGCGATATCGGTTTTGAACAGCGTGCGAATAGCATTCAACGACGCCTCTTCGCTAATCCCGTGCAGAGGGTTGGGGAACGGCGCGCGGAACACATCGCCCGGCATCGGGCCAAAGTCATTCTTGTAGGGCAGCACCTTGCCGGTCATGGCCAAAGTCATCATGGTGCGGCCATGGAAGGCGCCATCGAAGGTAATAATGCCACTGCGGCCAGTGGCGGCGCGGGCGATCTTCACGGCGTTTTCCAGCGCTTCAGCACCAGTATTGACCAGCATCGCTTTACGCTCGGGGCCACGTACCGGAGTTAATTCGCAGAGCTTTTGGCACAGCTGCACGTAAGGGGCGTAGGAGATTACCGCCGCGCTGGTATGCATCACTTTATTAAGCTGCGCTTCTACCGCCGCGACGATTTTCGGGTGGCGATGGCCTAGGTTCAGTACGCCAATACCGCCCGCAAAATCGATCCAGCGGTTGCCATCGGCATCCCACAGTTCGGCATTTTCAGCGCGCTCGGCAAACTGGGTAGTCGGCGTCGCGGCACCGTTGGCAACAAAGCGGTTTTTCAGTTCGTTCAATTCTTGGTTAGTCATCATCATTCCCTTTAAAGGCCGCCAACGCAGACATATTTAAGTTCTGTAAACTCATCAAGGCCGTGGTGAGAGCCTTCACGGCCCAGCCCAGACTCTTTCACACCGCCAAACGGCGCCAGCTCGGTGGAGATCATCCCTTCGTTAACGCCGACCATGCCGTATTCCAGCTGCTCCATGGTGTGCCAAATGCGACGATAATCAGTGGCATAGAAGTAGGCTGCTAAACCAAACGGCGTATCGTTGGCCATTTTGATGGCCTCTTCATCGCGCTGGAAACGGAAAACCGGCGCTACCGGGCCGAAAGTC encodes the following:
- a CDS encoding universal stress protein produces the protein MKIMIAYDGSRNAKLALAQVVDMFRCNQPLLVLVGVVENPLDATDNNEALFQQEHDELKQYLQEGVAFATGEGFHTELLLAEGDARKMLLQATQKISPDLLVIARHSHQPDGGIIAKSLTYFVDELDYMTFGSVSSFLARRAECPLLILPSP
- a CDS encoding tripartite tricarboxylate transporter permease; this encodes MLDLIIQASQLAFHPYVLMYVFLGVLLGITLGAIPGLSGDMAIALLLPFVFFLEPAMAMGLLVGIYKGGLFGGSISAISFGVPGTPGAAATSIDGYQAKLKGKPSKALHTALYSSVIGDTTSDLVLIFIAVPLAAIALTFGPIEFFALYAFSLILIAALSQGMVAKGLAVAAIGILLAMIGRDPITGAVRMTFGIPGLAGGLSLIPVLIGIFAISEVVFQGAKLWRRKVDRIMDDVAEQASLLQGYDISKDKLTWAEFKFTLKATYIGAAVGTFIGALPGAGQSLAAFMSYGLAQRFSKRPEDFGKGSLEGIASAESGNSATAGSTFIPLFAFGIPGSATAALFGAAFILMGMTPGPSLLSDNTEIIYALFFTLIFANLVNLVLGKLLLPYYSRIAMIQPGYMIPAVFILAIIGTYAANNSTMDVWVLLFAGLLGITLKLLSFPLAPLVLGFIIGPGAERALRQSMIMGGGDWWVLVKSPIAIGFYIAAFVLIMLFTLALRAKK
- a CDS encoding Bug family tripartite tricarboxylate transporter substrate binding protein produces the protein MQIKRAKIATAVSAAFLTCAAGLATADSSPSLGNDPIRIVMPYGAGGSTDITARIIAANAAEHCGTRIDVVSMPGAGGMEGLQFVADATPNGHTILMADYSATITQTLTEETDWEVEDWSPIVHLTDWKPTVYVKADHEIQSIEEWIELAEAQPNSLVFGHADPLSLVHLPLVMLEMETGIQNVHLPTTGGGETRTMILGGHIDLGMTLPPSIVSNVNSGEVTAIGVFAEERSDVLPDVPTFKEAGYDVSFEAPLLVYTYSSVPESIQQELSECIMKGLESDTAQTMSAQASAGLNNVQGLESAQAIYRSTTARVSEVLAAINEE
- a CDS encoding antiporter; translation: MSKRNADIEKWDIEDPQFWEQDGKRVANRNLWISIPSLLMGFAVWMMWGMIATQMQNLGFSFTVNQLFSLTALAGLAGATLRIPASFMIRIAGGRNTIFLTTALLMIPAAGTGIALMNPATPFWVFQALALLSGIGGGNFACSMSNISTFYPSKQQGYALGMNAGLGNFGVTTMQIVIPLVMTVGIFGAIAGSPMELQSASGTLIGRIEAGTDTWIQNAGFIWLIFLIPLAFAGWFGMNNLRTITPTPGTPLAAFSKILGLYGIGLVTTIIGVLALSWLNMWIALPLTIVLTLVLLRLIPGDIKPNIQKQFAIFSNKHTWSMTILYILTFGSFIGFSAALPLSINVIFGNMMEATADGTLIRVANPEAPSALTWAWIGPFVGALIRPLGGWISDKVGGSIVTQIISAVMVIASLATGYVMMQAYNATDPNQFFWLFLLLFIVLFAASGIGNGSTFRSIGVIFDQQQKGPVLGWTSAVAAYGAFIAPRVMGEQIQAGTPELAMYGFAVFYAICLVINWWFYLRKNAYVKNP
- a CDS encoding MFS transporter — encoded protein: MKTPGEITHHPFAVVFSTTLVLAYASLIALYPAAIAPELAQSLGVTSSAVGLQLSLIFGGAILSSLIGGPLTRRLGPCRTSQLSLALLGSGALLLSVPTLPSFAIASLVAGLGYGLTNPAASLLLVRFTPSQYRGLIFSIKQTGVPLGGVLAGATAPLIAVTLGWQTGLWLYGALAVVGILLLQPNISHWDDQRTPGTPWLSRPFTGVALVWQHPSLRYVALLSLCFATIQLSISAFTVALLVEDLAFSLVDAGLVMSALQVSGVLGRITWGWLGDRLGNRFLTLLIIAATTALGCMLIASMSVSWPNMMVVIILCLTGFSSLGWNGVFMAEVAQLSPQNRVADAAAGCLVFTYSGVLFGLPLLASLHSWLGNYPSVFGLLSVLALASISFLWLAHSHRHASTS
- a CDS encoding MFS transporter gives rise to the protein MKVSAVFKFRSPEIRALHLTWIAFFITFYVWFNMAPLASSMLKSVDWLTSEDLKLFAICNVALTIPARIIVGMALDRFGPRRVFSVLMVTMSIPALAFAFGNSMTQLLVARLVLSSIGASFVVGIHMTALWFKPKDIGFAEGFYAGWGNFGSAVAAMSLPTIALSMYGGPDGWRWAIAQSAIVMAAYGVYYWFAITDGPDANSHRKPRKSAAMEVSSWGDMIKLIIWTIPLVGVLAILVWRIQYMGYLSVTNAIIAYLVIAAIVIYQIVQILRVNLPILRKGVPEDDKYSFNSVAALNSTYFANFGAELAVVSMLPMFFEETWGLNAATAGMIAASFAFVNLVARPMGGMVSDRMGNRRFVMLCYMFGISIGFLLMGMLNSSWPLILAIAVTIGTSIFVQGAEGATFGIIPSIKRRITGQISGMAGAYGNVGAVVYLTIFTFVTPTQFFYIIAAGAFISWVICLVWLKEPEGAFDDEYYVSSVDRDIEEQALQNAKT
- the gabT gene encoding 4-aminobutyrate--2-oxoglutarate transaminase, with protein sequence MTNQELNELKNRFVANGAATPTTQFAERAENAELWDADGNRWIDFAGGIGVLNLGHRHPKIVAAVEAQLNKVMHTSAAVISYAPYVQLCQKLCELTPVRGPERKAMLVNTGAEALENAVKIARAATGRSGIITFDGAFHGRTMMTLAMTGKVLPYKNDFGPMPGDVFRAPFPNPLHGISEEASLNAIRTLFKTDIAPHRTAAIVIEPVQGEGGFYIASPDYLKALRALCDERGILLIADEVQSGFARTGKLFALEHSGIEADILTTAKSLANGMPLSAVVGTAKVMDASGPNSLGGTYSGNPLSCAAALAVIEVIEEEDILARSEQMGKMLAERFAAWEERFPAVAHGRQLGAMAAFELLDSEGKPDTALTGALCAKAREKGLILLSCGFYGNSIRILVPITVSSAVLEEGLGIIEQSLVELS